The sequence GCTTACTTAAAACCAGGAATTGGAAATATTATCGTTATCATTGGTTTGCTTTCGTGGATGGATGTTGCGCGGATTGTTCGTGCTGAAACACTAACCTTAAAAGGGCGTGAATTCGTCATGTATGCTCAATCCTCTGGTGCAGGATTTATGCGTATCATTTTGAAGCATATTATTCCTAATGCGATACCTTCTATAGTAGTTGCAGCATCTCTTAATGTCGCTGGGGCTATCTTAACAGAATCAGCATTGAGCTTCTTAGGACTAGGCGTTCAACAACCAAATGCTTCATGGGGAAGTATGTTGAACAATGCACAAGGTTACATGGGAGATGCTACGTACCTAGCTATTTTCCCAGGACTGCTAATTTTACTGACAATTTTGTCGTTCAACATTTTAGGAGATGTATTTAGAAAAGCAATGGCTAGATAAATGCGAAAGCAAAACCAAACGTTTAGCTCCAAAGAAATTGGAACACTTGAATGAGCGACTCTTTTCATCGGGGTGAGAGAGTGAAATTTAGCAGGAGTTGTTTGGCATTTGTTAGACACAAATAAAGGCACTCTCAAGCCCACTCAGAACTGAAGAGATTGGAAAAGAATGATTAGCGATTATTTTTATCGCTATGAGTCTCTTTGAAATCTCACAAGTTTTGGCTTGAAGTGCTAGATACAAATAAAAGCAAAACCAAACGTTTAGCTCCAAAGAAATTGGAACTCTTGAATGAGCGACTCTTTTCATCGGGTTGAGAGAGTGAAATTTAGCAGGAGTTGTTTGGCATTTGTTAGAGAATAGCGAAAGCACTTTCACACCTATTTAAAACTGAAGAGGCTTGAGAAAATACCATTTTGACATTTTGTCAGGATGGTATTTTTGAAATTACTGTTATCGTAGCGAATTTATTCGCTTACGAGAACAGTATGGGTGCTACTACCGTAGCGGATTTATCCGCTTTACGGGAGTAGTATGGGACGGAGCGAAAGCGAGTACCAAACGATGTGTTAAGCAGTAAGAGCACCAAACGGACGGAGCGGAAGCGAATACCAATCCTTATATCAATTCCTTAAGAGTACTAATCCAATGTTTTAGTTTTGGATTTTGGAGACAAAAAGCGGTAGAGACCTTGCTATTTAAAACTTGATTTTTAGATCTGATTTTTTGATTATGAAATTTTCATAAGAGAGACACCTTTGAAAATGGTCTGTTTTAGGAGGTTGCTATTTTTCAAGAAATATATATTTAAAAACAGGGCTACTCTGAGATGTTATAGAACAGGCGTTTTTCATTACATTTGTAATGGGTAAAATGACAGGATAGCTAAAAAGTGAAATATAGTCTATAATTATTTTTTATAAAGGAGGAGACGCTATGCAGAATTCAAAAAACAAAACATTACGTTTAACGTTACTCGGTGTATTATCAGCAATTATTATTATTCAAACTTTTGTGCCTTTTCTTGGATATATTCCATTAGGCGTATTAAATATTACAATTATCCCTGTAACGGTAATTGTAGCAGCAGTAGTTTTAGGACCGAAAGAAGGAGCCATTATTGGAGGTGTTTGGGGACTCATTGTTTTTATACGAGCTTACACAATGCCAACAAGTCCAATGGCTGCTTATGTTTTCACAAATCCGATTATTTCTATTTTGCCAAGAATTTTAATTGGATTATTGGCAGGTTATGCCTATAATGGGTTTACTAAGTTAAAGATGCGACGCTCGTTGGCGTTAGTATTATCAGGAGTGATAGGTTCACTTGTTAATACTGTGCTAGTCTTAGGGTTGATCTATGTGTTTTATAAAGAAGTTTATGCAAGTGTTTCAAACATTGCTAACGATCAGGTTATAGGAGCGTTATTAGCAATAGTAGGTACTAACGGTATATTTGAAGCAGTCTTCGCCGGAATTGTTGTACCAATTATTGCACGCCCATTAATGGGACGCTGGCGAAACCGACTGAAGTGAAAATAAAAGTGGAATAAGTGAAAGAACGATAAGCTGCTGGCATTGTTGCGTGAGCAATTGAGTGCCATTTCATTTGTTTATAACTTAAGAGTAACGTTCTACCTGCTTTATCTCAATTGGAATACCATAAAAAATAAGGCGCTTTAGGCTAGAAATTTTAATCGTCATAGACTGGTCACCGAAAGAAAGATAAGCTCGTTCTACTTTATCCCAATTGAAATACTAAAAATCTCACTCATTAGACTAATGAAATTAAATTGTTATAGACTGGTCACCGAAAGAAAGGGAAACTCGTTTTACTTTCATCCAAATTGAAATGCTAAAAAAATCACTCATTAGACTAAAGAAATTAAATTGTTATAGACTGGTCCATGTCTATACTCCAATTTGATTTTCAGGTCTAGTGATTTTTTTATGTGTTTATGAAATTTTGATAAAGTAAGTTTAGGTTGCTAGAGGATGTCTATACTCCAATTTTATTTTCAGGTCCAGTGAGTTTTTTTATGTGCTTATGAAATTTTGGTAAAGTAAGTTTAGATTGCTAGAGGATGTCTATTTCTGATTTAAATTTCAGGTCTCGCCGTATTTTTTTACGTTTATGAAGTTTTGATAAAGTAAGCTTGGAGTTCTGGATGCAGAAAGCAACATTAAAGATATTAATATTTAGAGGTAACGAGTTTTAATCTTGTTTGTATTAGATGAGGTAGCATTAGAAAAAAGCATATATTCTGTTAGGTTGTGAGAACATTGTTTTGAAAACACTGAGCTTGTTTGTTATGAATTAAAAGTAGTGCTTGTTATAATAGTAAGTGGATGTAGGGTGAATAGGCTCAGCCTGTATTAGACCCATAGACAAGTAGAAAAGGTGGAATAACTAATGAAATCAGTAACAATGCCAGCATTTGAACAAGCATTCAAACAACAACCGCTTATGCTTCTTGATGTTCGAGAAAGCGATGAATTTAGTGATGGTCATATAGAAGGTGCTATATCAGTGCCACTATCAATTTTAAGTGAAGAATTAGCACGTTTAGATAAAAAAGAGTCTTATCATGTTATCTGTTTAGCAGGAGGCCGTTCAGCTCGAGCGTGTGAACTTTTAACGGACGAGGGGTATGATGTGACAAATGTAATGGGCGGCATGTCAGCATGGCCTGGAGACGTTGTTGAAGGTTAATCAAGCAGATAGTGATAATAAAAAAAGAAGACTTTCCTTTAATGAGGAAGTCTTCTTTTTTTGTTAGATATTACAAGAACCATCTGCACAATCAGCTGCATCAGGAATAAGTTTTTCGGGTTGAGCAATTTTTTTTTTTCTTTGATTTGTTGAATCACTGCTTTAAATTGAGCAGTCGGTTGAGCGCCAGAAACAGCGTACTTACCGTCGAATAAGAAGAAAGGAACACCTGAAATACCTAAATCACGTGCACGTTGTTGATCATCACGAACACCTTTTGTGTATGCATCTGAACGTAAGACTGCTTCTGCTTTTTCAGAATCAAGTCCTGCTGCATCCGCAAGTTCTAATAAAGTACTGTTGTCATTAAGATAAGCACCTTTTGTGAAATAAGCATCAAGTCCTTTTTCAGTCAACTCGGCTTCTTTGCCTTCTTCACGAGCGTAATGACTTAAACGATGCATTTTTAAAGTGTTTGTAGGTTTGATATGATCGAAATCATAATCCAAACCAGCTTGTTTTGCCATATTAATAACATTTGCGTTCATGGCATCAGCTTCTTCAACAGAAACATTATATTTTTCAGATAACATTTCGCGTAAGGGTGCTAATTTTTCAGCAGGTGCAGTAGGATCAAGTTCAAAACTACGATAAGAAACTTCAATGTTCTCATCACCATCCACAGCGGCCTCAAAGTTACGTTTACCTATATAACAAAATGGGCAGGCATAATCAGACCAAATTTCAACTTTCATAAAAACGCTCCTTTAATAATTAGTAGTCACTTCTAAAAAGTAAGTGTATAACTCTAGTTTAGCTAAATTAACAGGAAAAGCAATTATGTTGCTCAAAAGAGGGTAAAACTAAGTAATTGTGAATATTTCGTGTGTTTATTCTTCGAAAAGAAATTAATTTCAAAATTATAAGCGGAAAAGGTTTACAAATAGTGTAATTCGTTTTATTATATTGGTATAGACCTTTTATTCTGAATGGAGGAGAAGTAGATGTTAAAAGTAATGAAAGACGTAACTATTTATACACATGATGGTGTTATTGAAAACGGATACATTCGCTTCGATGAAAAAATAAAAAAAATAGGCATTATGGATGAGTACGTGGCTGTAGCCGGTGAAGAAATCATTAACGCGCCAAAAGGTAGTCGATTGATTCCAGGGTTCATCGATGTGCACACTCATGGTGGTTATTCATTTGATGTAATGGATGCTGATCCTGAAAAATTAGAAATTCAAATTAATTCAATGTTACAAGAAGGGATTACATCAATTTTCCCAACGACAATGACACAAGCACCAGAAGCAATTGAAAAAGCTTTAGCAAATATTGCGGAGTCTGCAACGCGTATTCCACAAATTCAAGGGATTCATCTTGAAGGCCCTTATGTATCAGTATTACATAAAGGTGCTCAACCAGAAGAATATATTAAAGCGCCTGATTTAGAAGAGTTTAAACGCTGGAACGCAGCAGCAAACAATTTAATTCGTTTGGTAACATATGCACCAGAAAATGAAAACACACGTATTTTTGAAGATTACCTTGTTGAACATCATATTATTCCGTCAATGGGACATACTGATGCGACTCGTGCACAGCTTGCGCAAAGTAAAGTCAGTCACGCAACGCACTTATTTAATGCCTCACGTGGACTTCACCACCGTGAAGCTGGGACAGTAGGACATGCGTTATTAGAACGTAATATTATGGCCGAGTTGATTGTTGATGGTATTCACGTGACACCTGATATGGTGAAGTTAGCCTATCAAATGAAAGGTGTTGACCACATTACGGTTATTACCGATTCAATGCGAGCAAAAGGTTTAGAAGAGGGTGTATCTGAACTGGGTGGTCAAACTGTTTATGTTAAAGATAAACAGGCACGTCTTAAAGACGGCACATTAGCAGGTAGTGTTTTAACAATGGATGATGCATTCCGCAATATGATGTTATTTACAGGTTGTTCAATTGCAGACGCGATCCAAATGACATCATACAATCCAGCAAAAGAATTTAATTTAGCACATAAAGGCGATATTGTTGAAGGCAAAGATGCGGATTTCGTACTTTTAAATACGGAAATGCAAGTTTCTGAAACTTATTCAATTGGACGCCGTTATCAATGGGAGGAAAAATAAATGAAAATTTTTGTAAGTAAAACAAAAGCAGAAGCATCAAAAGAAGCGTACGAGGTATTTGCTAACGATATTAGTAAAGGTGACATTAAAACAATTGGTTTAGCAACAGGTTCAACACCGTTAGATTTTTACAAATATGCACGTGAAGCACAACCAAATTGTGAAAATATCACAACAGTTAACTTAGATGAATATGTTGGTTTAGCGCCAGACCATGATCAAAGTTACAATTACTTCATGCATGAAAAT comes from Brochothrix thermosphacta DSM 20171 = FSL F6-1036 and encodes:
- a CDS encoding DsbA family oxidoreductase: MKVEIWSDYACPFCYIGKRNFEAAVDGDENIEVSYRSFELDPTAPAEKLAPLREMLSEKYNVSVEEADAMNANVINMAKQAGLDYDFDHIKPTNTLKMHRLSHYAREEGKEAELTEKGLDAYFTKGAYLNDNSTLLELADAAGLDSEKAEAVLRSDAYTKGVRDDQQRARDLGISGVPFFLFDGKYAVSGAQPTAQFKAVIQQIKEKKKLLNPKNLFLMQLIVQMVLVISNKKRRLPH
- a CDS encoding ECF transporter S component — protein: MQNSKNKTLRLTLLGVLSAIIIIQTFVPFLGYIPLGVLNITIIPVTVIVAAVVLGPKEGAIIGGVWGLIVFIRAYTMPTSPMAAYVFTNPIISILPRILIGLLAGYAYNGFTKLKMRRSLALVLSGVIGSLVNTVLVLGLIYVFYKEVYASVSNIANDQVIGALLAIVGTNGIFEAVFAGIVVPIIARPLMGRWRNRLK
- a CDS encoding rhodanese-like domain-containing protein; protein product: MKSVTMPAFEQAFKQQPLMLLDVRESDEFSDGHIEGAISVPLSILSEELARLDKKESYHVICLAGGRSARACELLTDEGYDVTNVMGGMSAWPGDVVEG
- the nagA gene encoding N-acetylglucosamine-6-phosphate deacetylase, with product MLKVMKDVTIYTHDGVIENGYIRFDEKIKKIGIMDEYVAVAGEEIINAPKGSRLIPGFIDVHTHGGYSFDVMDADPEKLEIQINSMLQEGITSIFPTTMTQAPEAIEKALANIAESATRIPQIQGIHLEGPYVSVLHKGAQPEEYIKAPDLEEFKRWNAAANNLIRLVTYAPENENTRIFEDYLVEHHIIPSMGHTDATRAQLAQSKVSHATHLFNASRGLHHREAGTVGHALLERNIMAELIVDGIHVTPDMVKLAYQMKGVDHITVITDSMRAKGLEEGVSELGGQTVYVKDKQARLKDGTLAGSVLTMDDAFRNMMLFTGCSIADAIQMTSYNPAKEFNLAHKGDIVEGKDADFVLLNTEMQVSETYSIGRRYQWEEK